A segment of the Siphonobacter curvatus genome:
TCTTTGTGGGTTCCCTCGGAAACGAAGATGTACTGCTTATCACCGGAACGAACGACTGCCGATTCGGGTAGGGTAGCCACCTCCGTACTGCCGCCCGAAATCTGAGCCGTCAGGTACGTGCCGGGTACCAGTTCGCGGCTGGTCTGATCCAGTTTGCAAAGGACTTTCACGGCTCGCTCCGGCGTAATTTCCCGACCAATCAGTAAGACCGTCGCCGTTCGCGGGCTGGTTTCGTGTCCGAGTTGTAGCTGCACTTTCTGTCCCGTACGAAGTTTGGAAAGATCCTTTTCGAAAACCGTCAGTTCGGCCTGCACGAAACGCGTATCCGCTAGTTCGGCCAGCATTTCGTTGGCTTGTACAGCCTTTCCCGTATTCACGTTCACGTGGGTCACGTAACCGCTGGAAGAAGCCCGTACCGCAATGCGATTCTGAATACCTTTGCTCACCGCTGCGGGCGTCAGTTGCAGCAAACTTAACTTCTGACGAAGTCCCTGCAAACGGGCTTGTAAACCCTGTAATTCAGCACTGCTTCGTTGAAATGTCTTTGCTGCCGAAACGTTTTCCCGGCTCAGTTCGGACTGCCGCTGGTTTTCTTTTTCAGTATAAGCCAGCTGACTTTGAGCTTCCAAGTACTCTTGTTGCAGGGTGATAAATTCCGGATTTTCCAGTGTTAGCAGCACTTCGCCTTTGTTGACCCATTTTCCGGGAAGCAGCGTCGTACTGCGAACAATGCCGCCGTAGGGAAACGAAATACTGATCTGCTGTTGCGGCGGCATGGACAGTACACCCGTTACCTGAATGGTACCGGCAATCGCTTTTTGTTGTACCGAACCCAGCGTAATCTGGGCGGCTTTGTACTGCGTTTCGGTCAGCTCGGCTTCTTCGGCCTCGTGACCTTCTTCTTCATCGTGGTGATGATCGTGGTCGCCGTGATCATGGCCCTCGTGATCGTCATGGCCGGCCTCGCCATGTTCGTGGGAATGACCCGCGTGTTCCGTTTCGGAAGTTTTTTTCTGACAGCTACCAAGGTATAATCCCAGGGTCAGCAACAGGAGAAAACGATAGGATTTCATAAGTGAATGCGTTTGAAAAGCGGGCTACCAGAGAGCCGCTGTATTATTTAATGCCCAGGACGAGTTCGAGCCGAAGGACGTTTTGATTGTACTCCTGAATGGTCTGGATGTAGCCGATTCGCAGATCGTTTGCGGTACTGATGCCCTGCAAATACTCGACGTAACCCATTTCACCCGCCTGAAAGCCCCGGTTTACCTGGCGAATGATTTCCTCGGCCTGGGGTAAGGCAGCTTCGGTATAGTAATCCAGCGTTTGCTGAAGTTTCTGAATTTCCTGCCCCAGGGACGCCAGTTCGCCCTGAATATTCTTCTGTTGCTGATCGAACTGCTGTTGCTGGGCCTGCGTACTGAGTTCAGCCGCGGCCACCCGCGAACGGTACGCCTTGCCAAACAGCGGGAAACTAATGCCCACCTGAGCGGCGTGAAACCGATTGGCACTCGATGCCGCATCCGTGGTGGGTGCTCCTAGCTTTACGGCTCCAATCAGGCTTTGATTGGTATAGGCCAGCGAAAAATCCGGCAAACGATTGGCCCGTTGCAGCTTGCGTTCGGCTTCGGCCAGCCTGATTTGTTGTGTATACCAGGCAAGTACGGGGTTATTTGTGATCTGAGTGGTATCGGGCAAGTTCTTGGGAGCAAACGTCGCTGCTTCAATCGTGACGGGCTGATCGGCAAAAAGCAGCGTCTGTAAGCGGCGACTGGCAATCCGGATGTCGGCTTCGTTCTGGGTTCGCTGGGTCTGTACCTGACGTAACCGCGTCTGGGCAATCGTCGATTCAAGCGAACCAGCTTCCCCCGTCCGTAAGCGAACCTGAGACGCACGCAGAAAATTGGCGTACAGCGAATCCTGCGTTTGCAAGTACTTCCGCAGTTCCAGCAGGTAGGACAATTCGTACCAGGAAGACTTGACTTGATATGCCAGTTCGTTTTCCGAAACCAGCGTCTGAGCTTCCGCCGTTCGGGTCTGATTTTCCAGCACCGAAGCACGAGCCCGGAATACCGCCGGGTTGGGTATGGTTTGACTGATGGAGACGTTCTGATCGAATTTGTAGCTGTTATACTGTCCGAGCAGAGCCGTAACCTCGGTTTTGGGCATTTCGCGGGCCGTTTGCTGGAGCGTTTGCCGGGCCTTTACTTCCAGTCGGGAGGCCGCCAGGGAGCGATTGTTTTGCAGGGCCGTTTGTACGGCCTGTTGTGGACTCAATGGGGTCTGGGCTTGACTCAGCAGCGGCGTAGCAAAAAGGAGCAGGAGTGCCGCTAGCCCCTTTGTTTTCGGTCGAAAACCTTTTTCCAGATACATATACAAAATGGGAATGACAAAAAGCGTAAGCAGCGTGGAAGTAATCAATCCACCGATGACGACCGTAGCCAGGGGTTTCTGTACTTCGCCCCCCGCACCCGTCGAAAGGGCCATGGGGAGGAAGCCGAGCGAGGCAACCGTAGCCGTCATCAGAATGGGGCGTAGCCGGGTATTCGTACCCTGAAGAATCACTTCAGTCAAGTCTTCAATACCGGATTTTCGCAGGTAGTTAAATTCCCCAATCAGTACGATGCCATTCAGTACCGCCACGCCAAACAGAGCAATGAAACCCACACCCGCCGAAATACTGAAGGGCATATCCCGCAGGACCAGAGCGAAAATGCCCCCAATGGCCGCCATCGGAATAGCCGTAAAAATCAGTAAAGACTGGCGGATGGACTGAAACGTAAAGTATAGCAACGTGAGAATGAGACCCAGGGCGACGGGTACGGCGATGGACAGACGACCCGTGGCTTTTTGCAGATTTTCGAACTGCCCGCCGTAAGTGACGTAATAGCCCGTTGGGAATTTGACCTGCTGTTCGATTTTCGCCTGCAACTCCTCCACGACGCTTCGAACGTCCCGACCTCGGACGTTAAAACCAATGGTAATCCGGCGTTTGGCGTCTTCCCGCTGAATCTGATTAGGTCCCAGTTGCAGGGAAACATCCGCGACCTGTTGTAGAGGAATGTGATTACCGCTGGCTGCCGTTACGAACAGATTCTGGACGTCTTCAATGCGTTGCCGGTTTTCGGGAGCGAAGCGTACGACCAGTTCAAAGCGTTTTTCGCCTTCGTACACCAGTCCGGCCGATTCGCCCGCGAAGGCCATACTCACCGCCTGATTGACGGTAGCAATGTCCAGGCCAAACTTGGCGAGTTTATCCCGGTCGATACGGACGATGATCTGCGGTAAGCCGGAAATTTTTTCCTGATACAAATCCTTCGCTCCATCGACGCTCCGGACCAGACCCACCACCTGTTGTTGCAGGCGGGCCAGTTCGTCCAGGTTTTCACCGAAGATTTTGACACCCACATCCTGCCGCACGCCGGAAATCAATTCGTTGGATCGGAACTGAATGGGTTGGGAGATACCGAAGTTCACACCGGGAATGTCTTCCAGAGCTTCCGTCATCTGGTTGGCAAGGTCTTCACGGGTGCGGGCGGAGGTCCATTCTTCCTTGGGTTTAAGCTTAATTGTTAAATCACAGGCTTCCATCGGCATGGGATCGGTAGGGATTTCGGCCGCTCCGATTTTTCCAATGACCTGCGTGACTTCCGGAAAACGTTTCATCAATAAATCCGAAGCCTGCGTAACCTTATCGACGGTTTGAGTGATTGAACTGCCCGTGAGTAACATGGTTTCAGCTACGAAATCGCCTTCTTCCAGGATGGGAATGAATTCGCCCCCCAGTCGCGTAAACGTCCAGATTGAGACGGCAAATACGCTTAGAGATACGAGTAATACGGCAATCCGATGACGTAACGCTCCGCGAATCAGCGGGGTATATTTTCGGTGGAAGAAGGCCATCAGTCGGTCGGAAAGCGAAGGCTTATGCGTAATGTTCTTACTGAGCAGCAAGGCCGTCATCATGGGTACGTAGGTCAGCGAAAGCAGAAAAGCACCCAGAATGGCAAAGCTTACGACCTGAGCCATGGGTTTGAACATCTTGCCTTCAATGCCCGAAAGCGTCCAGAGGGGCAGGTACACGATCAGGATGATGATTTCCCCAAAAGCCGCCGAACTCCGGATTTTACGAGCCGATTCGTACACTTCTTCATCCATTTCGGCCTGTGTCAGTCGGCCGGGCTTACGCAAGCCAAAATGGTGCAACGTGGCTTCCACGATGATGACCGAGCCATCGACAATCAGTCCGAAATCAATGGCTCCGAGGCTCATCAAATTGCCCGATACGCCGAGCCATTTCATCAGTGAAAAGGCAAAAAGCATGGACAGGGGAATCACCGAAGCTGTGATGAGGCCCGCCCGCCAGTTACCCAGAAACAGAACCAGTACGAAAATGACGATGAGGGCTCCCTCGACTAGGTTTTGGGTGACGGTACCAATGGCTCGTTCAACGAGTTCACTGCGTACCAGAAAAGGATCGATGACTACGCCTTCGGGTAAGGTTTTCTGAATCTGCTCGACCCGTTTTTCGACTCGCTTTACGACCTCGTTCGAGTTTTCGCCTTTTAACATCATCACCAAACCACCTACGGCTTCTCCTTCGCCATTTCGAGTCAGTGCCCCGTACCGATTGGCGTAACCGAAACGTACCTGAGCCACGTCACGAATGAGAATGGGTGTACCGGCAGTAGTATTCCTGACGACGATCTTTTCAATATCTTCCAGCGTACCTACCAAGCCTTCCGACCGGATGAAAAGAGCCGTAGGTTTTTTATCGATATACGCCCCACCGGAGTTCTGGTTATTCTTTTCCAGAGCCGTGAAAATGTCGCTGATACTGAGGTTGTAACTGCGAAGTTTTTCGGGCTGAACCGCCACTTCGTACTGCTTTAGAAATCCGCCCCAGCTGTTGACTTCCGCAACGCCGGGTGTACCCAGCAGTTGCCGCCGTACGTACCAGTCCTGAATACTCCGCAGACTCATGGCGTCGTACTGCTTTTCGTAACCTTTCTTGGCGTGAAGGGTATACTGGTAAATTTCGCCGAGTCCGGTTGAGATGGGCGAAAGTTCCGGGTTGCCTACGTTTTCCGGAATCAGAGTTTTGGCCTCGGTAAGACGTTCACTTACCTGCTGTCGGGCCCAGTACAGGTCCGTTTCTTCGTGAAAAACAACCGTAACTACGGACAAACCAAAGCGGGAAATGGAGCGTACTTCCTCAATTTCCGGAATACTGGCCATAGTTTGTTCAATGGGAAAGGTAATGAGCCGTTCGACTTCGGGAGCCGCCAGCGAAGGCGTCAGGGTAATGATCTGCACCTGATTATTGGTAATGTCGGGAACGGCATCGATGGGCAAGCGACTCAGGGAGTACGAACCCCAGCCAATCAGAGCCAGAATGACCACACCCACAATGAGTTTATGGTCAATCGAAAACCGAATGATTTTATCCAGCATGGAAAGAAAATACTAAAGATGAACGGTAGAATGGGAGAAAAGAGGGGAGCAAGTACCGTACGCCTACCGAAGCATTCTTGATACCAAGCGACGTATGCGTGCGGAAAAATCATCCATTTCCTAGAAAAAACGGATCGTATGGACACACTGCTCCCGGCTTAGGCCTGCAGGGGCGGTTGCCAGATCGAAAACGCGTAGCCTTGCGGCTGGGCGAGGATGTACCAGAACGAAGGTTTGTCTGGCGAAAGGGAAAGGGAGGTACGGGTAAACTCGGGTACGGTCAGGAGCGTAGCTACAAAGCCACCGGTACAATGGCAGACGCAAAAGGGCGAACACAGGGCGTGTTCGTGCGAATCTTCATCGTGATCCTGCGTCTGTATACTTACTTGCGTCGTTGTTGAGGCGGTACGTACATGGTGATGCTCGGTACAAGGAGATACCGAAAGAATCAACGTGTACAAAGCCAGAAACAACGCAAGGATTCGCATGCGGCAAAGATAAAGAATGGCTGAGGGAATATGTTCTTTGGGGGAGATGAATTTTGTGCCGGAGGGCGGGGAGTTGATAGATACTAGTGGTTGGTTGATAGTTAGTGGGATCTCGGTTTTAAAATACAAAGAGCTGGTAACGCAACCGTTGCCAGCTCTTGGGTTTGCTTACGAAGCTATCCTTATTCAATCACCACGCGTTTCACGGTGCCGTCTTCTCCTTGGGTAACCGTTACGAAGAAGGTGCCTTTTTCAGCTTTTTTCGTCAGCGTGATCTGACCTACAAAATCGCCCTCAAAATCTTTCACTACTTCTTTGGCTACTTCCCGGCCCTTTACGTCCGTGACCAGAATCGTTACGTCACCTTTAGCCGGAGACGTAAAACGTAAATTCAGGGTCTGATTGAAGGGCCGATTCGGGTATACGCTCAGGCTGCGTACGGTGCTGGACGAACTGCCCCCTTCCCAGGTCAGTACCTGCGGAGCCAGGTTCAGCTGTCGCTTCAATTGCGGAGCCCGGTACCGGAATTCGTTGCCGAACTTCTCCCCAAAATCTTTACCCCAGCGTTCCATATCGCGGCCAAAGCGTTCCATTTCCTGATCGAATTTCTGCCACTCACCCCGGGCGAGTGGCTCGTCGTCACGATACGTGCGGGGAGCTTTGGGAGCCTTGGGTGGTTTAGGGGTACGGAAAGTCTGGACTTGATAGTCGCCCTTCTCCAATCGATTCAATACGTCGGCTTCGTCACCAATGATGATTCGGGTACGGCCGCCCGGAGATTGAATACTATTGAGCGAATCAACGAATCGATCGAGTTGTTCTTGGGTGTCAAACGTGCGGTCAATCTGATGACCGTAATTCCCATTCGACCGTTCGTAATGAAGCCGAAGTTTTTCTTTTTCTTTCTTGGAAGTACTTTTTTCCTGAGCGAAAGTCGTGCCCGCGGATACAAGGATCACAGCAACAAGTAAGGATGGCAAACGCATAAACGAGTTGGTTTGGTTTCGTGAGCTAAGGACAGTTGAAGCGGAAGCAATGTTGCACGATCGGGCATGATTTGTTGGGACAAATGAGCCGGAGACTTGTTAAAAATGCTTAAACTGATAACTTTGGCATCTTCCGGGGAAGAATCTGGATCATACCTTCGTTAAACAGTCAGCATAAAACAGGTAGAGAGACCCGCGAAAAGTAAAAATGACGCAACAAAAAATCCGTTGGTTGGTGGCTTTAATGTCGCTGGCTCTTATTGGGCTGGTGGTATTTCAGGTATTTGGGATTCGGGAAACGCTGAATGCCAAGGCCGATCAGTTTGACGGGACCGTAACCGAGGCCATGGATGCCGTGGTTCATAAACTGGAAAAAGTGGAGGTAACCGTGTTGACCAATCGCCAGTTGGCCGCCGAACGCCGCAAGGAGCAGCTACAGCATCTGGCGATCCCGCAGAAAACCGTAAAAACGCCTCAAGTTGTAAAGAATAAAAAACAGCTCTCGCCGAGCAAGCCCGTCACTACTGCGGATCCGGCAACCATTACCCGCAAGTATGCTTCCCAAACGCCCCTTGTGCAGCAATGGGAATTTTACGGTCGGGTAACGGCTCCGTCCGATGTACTGGGTCGTCCGAGTGGTCAACTGACGGAAGCGGAAATGCATTATATCGGTGAGTATTACCGCAATGATGGTCCAAACAATACGGCCGACCGTTCACGGGAAGAATTAGAGAAACGGTACGATGAAACCATGTTTCGCAACCTCCGCCGGGATGTAGAAACGGCCAAGCTTCGGAAAGACTCGGTCAGTCGTTTTCTGTCGAGTCGCGTAACGGGTTCGAAAAACAAAAATACGGCGACGAAACCAGCGAAGACGAAACCTCGAACCGTGGTGGTCAAAGAACCCAAAGGGTCCCTGCGGCGGGTAGATAGTAGTAAATCGCGTCCGCTGACGGAGTACGAGAAAGCCGAACAGAAATCAAGAGTGATGCGGGAGGTATTCCTGGATTTGCTCACGAATGATCGTCCGCTGACGCAACGGGTGGATATGACTATACTGGACTCGTTGCTGAAGTATGAATTCCAGTTACGGGGCATCGATCTGCCATTTGAATATGGTTTGCGTTCGGATGACAATCCACACGATTTTGTCTTCACCTCTTCGCCGGGGTACCGCGAAGATCGTCTGCTGGCGGGGTACAGTATGCAGCTCTTCCCTTCGGATTTACTGGCGACGGACAATATGCTGTTTGTCTATTTCCCGGAACGCCAAAGTTATCTGGCCGAGCAGGTCTGGACGACGCTGATTAGTTCCGTAATTCTGATTTTGGTGATGGGTGTGTGTTTCTATGTGGCCATGAGTACGATTGTTCGACAGAAAAAGCTTTCGGACATGAAAAATGACTTCATCAACAACATGACCCACGAGTTTAAAACACCCGTATCCACCATTTCGCTAGCTACTCAAATGCTGGAAGATGATGCCGTAGCTGCTTCGCCGACCATGTTGAAACGGTACTTAGGCATTATTCGGGATGAAAACCAGCGGCTGGGCTCACAGGTAGAAAAAGTCTTGCAGGCCGCCCGTTTTGATCGGGGAGAGGTGAAGATGAACCGTGAACAAACGGATATGCACGAGCTGATCGAAACCGTTGTCCACAGCCTAAGTCCGCAGGTAGAAGCTCGTAACGGTATCCTAGAGACGCATTTACAGGCCAATCCTTCGATCATTACGGGGGATGAAGTACATTTAACCAACCTGATTTTTAACTTGCTGGATAATGCCATCAAGTACTCAGGCGAAACTACGGATGTCAGCATTCGTACCGAAAACGTCACCGGTGCCTTGAAGATCACGGTCAGTGACAAAGGCATTGGCATGAACAAAGAGGCTTTACGGCATATTTTCGAGCAATTTTACCGGGTTCCAACCGGAAACGTGCACGATGTGAAGGGCTTCGGATTGGGCCTGAGTTACGTAAAGAAAATTGTCGACGAACATAAAGGTAGCATCAAAGTAGACAGCACGCCGGGCAAGGGGAGTACCTTTGAAATAACCCTTCCGTATGTCTAACCGACGCTCCGATTTTTAGCATTGAACGTAAAGAGCAACAGAAATGAAAATCTTACTCGCCGAAGACGATCCGAATTTAGGAACGTTATTACAGGAATATTTAACCTTGAAAGGATACCCGGCCGACCTGGCCCGCGACGGCGATGAAGCCCTCAATCAGTTTGTGAAGCAGTCGTATGATCTGTGCATTTTCGATGTCATGATGCCCAAGAAAGACGGCTTTACGCTGGCCAAGGAAGTTCGTCAGGCCAATGCGGATATTCCCATTATTTTTCTGACGGCCAAAGCCATGAAGGAAGATACCCTGCAAGGTTTCCGACTCGGTGGGGATGATTATCTGACTAAGCCTTTCAATATGGAAGAACTGGTGGCCCGGATGGAGGCCATTCTGCGGCGGAGTCAGCGAAATGAACAAAAAGAACAGAAGTCAAACCGCCTTTTTCAAATCGGTACTCTAACGTTCGATGCTGAACGGCAAACGCTCACCCACGGCGACGATGTGCAGAAACTAACCAGCCGCGAAGCCGAGCTACTGAAAATTTTCTGTCAGCACCTGGGCCAGCCACTCAGCCGTAGTTACATTCTGAAAGCCATCTGGGGGGACGACAGCTACTTCAACGCCCGCAGCATGGACGTGTATCTGACTAAAATCCGGAAGTACTTGCGGTCCGACGAACGGATTCAACTCATCAATCTCCACGGAGAAGGATTTAAGATGATTGTGGATTAACCGATTAATTGTATCAATTATAGCCCGAAGGTTCTAACACTTTCGGGCCATTTTGTTTGAAGATGATTACGCTGGTCGAATTATGAATCCGGACTAGCGACGTACGAACCCCAACGGGGTTCAATTTCACTAGCCTGGGGTTTTACTCCAGGATTCTTTCGGATGTGTAAGCCGTAACCATGAAACAGTGTTCCCGTTTAACCCACGGAATCCGTTACTTTCCCCCGCTGCCGAAACACCAGCGATCCGCCCCACATCCCTACGCCACTGGCCAGTAATCCGTACACAATCGGGTTCGTAACTGTATTTAGGTACGCAGCCAGCATCCAGCTAAGCAGCCCCAGACTCATGGAGAGTAGACAACCTGCGAGTGAAGCCCGTTTCCAGTATAGTCCCGCCGTCATGGGAATAAACAGCGATACCAGACTAAAGGCCGAAGATTCGCTGACCAGCTCAAATACATCCTGTTGTTCCAGGGCCATCCAAACTGCCGCCGCGGTGACGCCCAGTACGGAAAGCCGAATGGATAGTAGAAGTTGCTGATCGGTTAGCTTTGGAAAAAAAGGACGAATCAGGTTTTCACCTACCACCGCCGCCGGGGCCAGAATTGCCCCCGACGTGGTACTAAGCAGGGCCGAAATCAAAGCTCCAAAAAACAGAATCTGAACGGCCAGCGGAGCGTGCTGGAGTACCATGTTGGGAAGAATCAACTGCGGATCACCCTGCAACAGTTCGGGATGGAGTCGTACAGCCATCAACGCAATGAGCAGTGGAAAAAACGCCACCGTCCAGTATAGAAACCCGGCTGTGACGGCGGATTTTACGGCCGTATTGGCATCTTTTGCTGCCATCACCCGCTGAAATACATCCTGCTGGGGAATTGACCCCAAACCAATTGTAATCCAGGCAATGACGTACTCGGTGGATTCGTGCCAGGAAAAGCGGTGCGGAATAACGCGAAAGAACCCATCGGGTTGCCGGGCGAATAGGGTACTCACGCTATCAGTTTCCATCCATAAAATGACCAGCAGAATGACCAGTCCGGCGATCAGGATGATATTATGCAGAAAATCAGTAATGGATACCGACCACATCCCACCTGTCAGCGTATATACCATGACAAGGCCCGCTCCGGCCCAGATACCCGTGGACATGGGTACGTCAAAAACGGTTTGTCCGATGATACTCATGGAAACCAGCTGGGCGGCAATCCAGCCGAAATAGGAGGGAACAATCAATAAAGCCGAGAGTAGTTCGGCGGACTTTCCGTACCGTAGCCCGAAAAAATCGCAGAAGGTAATGATGTTCCAGCGGTAAAAGATCCGGGCGTAAAATAGTCCGACTAACACCAGACACAAGCCCGCTCCAAACGGATCTTCGATCACGCCCAGAAAGCCTTCCCGTACAAAACGTCCCGGTGCTCCCATCATCGTTTCCGACCCGAACCAGGTGGCAAACGTCACCATCGAAGCCAGGGCAAAATTGAGTTTTCGTCCGGCCAACACAAAGTCTTCCGTATTCTTCACCCGTCGCGACGCCCAGAGGCCAACCCCCAGATTTAGGAGTAGATACACAACGATGGCAGCGATGAGCATACGAACTTGGTTAAGAATTGAAGGGATAAAAATACGCGGATACCCGGAAAATCACGCCGGAGAAGTAGAATTTATAGGATTATATGAAAATATGTTCATATATTTGATCGATCATTCAAGACTTCGTATGACGATCACTGAAAAAAATCAGAGTAAGGAGAAACTCGAAAAAGCGGCATTCATTCTAAAGACTGTCGCTCACCCGACCCGACTCGCCATTATCGATTTACTCGGCACCCAGGAACGGATGAGTGTAAACGAGCTGGCCCGTGTGCTGGAATGTGAGCAGTCGTTGCTTTCGCACCACTTAATCAATATGAAGTTGAAAGGCATTTTACGGGCCGAGCAGGAAGGACAG
Coding sequences within it:
- a CDS encoding efflux RND transporter periplasmic adaptor subunit, giving the protein MKSYRFLLLLTLGLYLGSCQKKTSETEHAGHSHEHGEAGHDDHEGHDHGDHDHHHDEEEGHEAEEAELTETQYKAAQITLGSVQQKAIAGTIQVTGVLSMPPQQQISISFPYGGIVRSTTLLPGKWVNKGEVLLTLENPEFITLQQEYLEAQSQLAYTEKENQRQSELSRENVSAAKTFQRSSAELQGLQARLQGLRQKLSLLQLTPAAVSKGIQNRIAVRASSSGYVTHVNVNTGKAVQANEMLAELADTRFVQAELTVFEKDLSKLRTGQKVQLQLGHETSPRTATVLLIGREITPERAVKVLCKLDQTSRELVPGTYLTAQISGGSTEVATLPESAVVRSGDKQYIFVSEGTHKEEGGTHYPFKRLEIQTGLTQNGFVEVKLPEAVKPNTIVVKGAYDLLSVMNNSEHGHSH
- a CDS encoding CusA/CzcA family heavy metal efflux RND transporter; this encodes MLDKIIRFSIDHKLIVGVVILALIGWGSYSLSRLPIDAVPDITNNQVQIITLTPSLAAPEVERLITFPIEQTMASIPEIEEVRSISRFGLSVVTVVFHEETDLYWARQQVSERLTEAKTLIPENVGNPELSPISTGLGEIYQYTLHAKKGYEKQYDAMSLRSIQDWYVRRQLLGTPGVAEVNSWGGFLKQYEVAVQPEKLRSYNLSISDIFTALEKNNQNSGGAYIDKKPTALFIRSEGLVGTLEDIEKIVVRNTTAGTPILIRDVAQVRFGYANRYGALTRNGEGEAVGGLVMMLKGENSNEVVKRVEKRVEQIQKTLPEGVVIDPFLVRSELVERAIGTVTQNLVEGALIVIFVLVLFLGNWRAGLITASVIPLSMLFAFSLMKWLGVSGNLMSLGAIDFGLIVDGSVIIVEATLHHFGLRKPGRLTQAEMDEEVYESARKIRSSAAFGEIIILIVYLPLWTLSGIEGKMFKPMAQVVSFAILGAFLLSLTYVPMMTALLLSKNITHKPSLSDRLMAFFHRKYTPLIRGALRHRIAVLLVSLSVFAVSIWTFTRLGGEFIPILEEGDFVAETMLLTGSSITQTVDKVTQASDLLMKRFPEVTQVIGKIGAAEIPTDPMPMEACDLTIKLKPKEEWTSARTREDLANQMTEALEDIPGVNFGISQPIQFRSNELISGVRQDVGVKIFGENLDELARLQQQVVGLVRSVDGAKDLYQEKISGLPQIIVRIDRDKLAKFGLDIATVNQAVSMAFAGESAGLVYEGEKRFELVVRFAPENRQRIEDVQNLFVTAASGNHIPLQQVADVSLQLGPNQIQREDAKRRITIGFNVRGRDVRSVVEELQAKIEQQVKFPTGYYVTYGGQFENLQKATGRLSIAVPVALGLILTLLYFTFQSIRQSLLIFTAIPMAAIGGIFALVLRDMPFSISAGVGFIALFGVAVLNGIVLIGEFNYLRKSGIEDLTEVILQGTNTRLRPILMTATVASLGFLPMALSTGAGGEVQKPLATVVIGGLITSTLLTLFVIPILYMYLEKGFRPKTKGLAALLLLFATPLLSQAQTPLSPQQAVQTALQNNRSLAASRLEVKARQTLQQTAREMPKTEVTALLGQYNSYKFDQNVSISQTIPNPAVFRARASVLENQTRTAEAQTLVSENELAYQVKSSWYELSYLLELRKYLQTQDSLYANFLRASQVRLRTGEAGSLESTIAQTRLRQVQTQRTQNEADIRIASRRLQTLLFADQPVTIEAATFAPKNLPDTTQITNNPVLAWYTQQIRLAEAERKLQRANRLPDFSLAYTNQSLIGAVKLGAPTTDAASSANRFHAAQVGISFPLFGKAYRSRVAAAELSTQAQQQQFDQQQKNIQGELASLGQEIQKLQQTLDYYTEAALPQAEEIIRQVNRGFQAGEMGYVEYLQGISTANDLRIGYIQTIQEYNQNVLRLELVLGIK
- a CDS encoding DUF6660 family protein, yielding MRILALFLALYTLILSVSPCTEHHHVRTASTTTQVSIQTQDHDEDSHEHALCSPFCVCHCTGGFVATLLTVPEFTRTSLSLSPDKPSFWYILAQPQGYAFSIWQPPLQA
- a CDS encoding T9SS type A sorting domain-containing protein: MRLPSLLVAVILVSAGTTFAQEKSTSKKEKEKLRLHYERSNGNYGHQIDRTFDTQEQLDRFVDSLNSIQSPGGRTRIIIGDEADVLNRLEKGDYQVQTFRTPKPPKAPKAPRTYRDDEPLARGEWQKFDQEMERFGRDMERWGKDFGEKFGNEFRYRAPQLKRQLNLAPQVLTWEGGSSSSTVRSLSVYPNRPFNQTLNLRFTSPAKGDVTILVTDVKGREVAKEVVKDFEGDFVGQITLTKKAEKGTFFVTVTQGEDGTVKRVVIE
- a CDS encoding sensor histidine kinase, with translation MTQQKIRWLVALMSLALIGLVVFQVFGIRETLNAKADQFDGTVTEAMDAVVHKLEKVEVTVLTNRQLAAERRKEQLQHLAIPQKTVKTPQVVKNKKQLSPSKPVTTADPATITRKYASQTPLVQQWEFYGRVTAPSDVLGRPSGQLTEAEMHYIGEYYRNDGPNNTADRSREELEKRYDETMFRNLRRDVETAKLRKDSVSRFLSSRVTGSKNKNTATKPAKTKPRTVVVKEPKGSLRRVDSSKSRPLTEYEKAEQKSRVMREVFLDLLTNDRPLTQRVDMTILDSLLKYEFQLRGIDLPFEYGLRSDDNPHDFVFTSSPGYREDRLLAGYSMQLFPSDLLATDNMLFVYFPERQSYLAEQVWTTLISSVILILVMGVCFYVAMSTIVRQKKLSDMKNDFINNMTHEFKTPVSTISLATQMLEDDAVAASPTMLKRYLGIIRDENQRLGSQVEKVLQAARFDRGEVKMNREQTDMHELIETVVHSLSPQVEARNGILETHLQANPSIITGDEVHLTNLIFNLLDNAIKYSGETTDVSIRTENVTGALKITVSDKGIGMNKEALRHIFEQFYRVPTGNVHDVKGFGLGLSYVKKIVDEHKGSIKVDSTPGKGSTFEITLPYV
- a CDS encoding response regulator transcription factor, whose amino-acid sequence is MKILLAEDDPNLGTLLQEYLTLKGYPADLARDGDEALNQFVKQSYDLCIFDVMMPKKDGFTLAKEVRQANADIPIIFLTAKAMKEDTLQGFRLGGDDYLTKPFNMEELVARMEAILRRSQRNEQKEQKSNRLFQIGTLTFDAERQTLTHGDDVQKLTSREAELLKIFCQHLGQPLSRSYILKAIWGDDSYFNARSMDVYLTKIRKYLRSDERIQLINLHGEGFKMIVD
- a CDS encoding sodium:solute symporter family protein, translating into MLIAAIVVYLLLNLGVGLWASRRVKNTEDFVLAGRKLNFALASMVTFATWFGSETMMGAPGRFVREGFLGVIEDPFGAGLCLVLVGLFYARIFYRWNIITFCDFFGLRYGKSAELLSALLIVPSYFGWIAAQLVSMSIIGQTVFDVPMSTGIWAGAGLVMVYTLTGGMWSVSITDFLHNIILIAGLVILLVILWMETDSVSTLFARQPDGFFRVIPHRFSWHESTEYVIAWITIGLGSIPQQDVFQRVMAAKDANTAVKSAVTAGFLYWTVAFFPLLIALMAVRLHPELLQGDPQLILPNMVLQHAPLAVQILFFGALISALLSTTSGAILAPAAVVGENLIRPFFPKLTDQQLLLSIRLSVLGVTAAAVWMALEQQDVFELVSESSAFSLVSLFIPMTAGLYWKRASLAGCLLSMSLGLLSWMLAAYLNTVTNPIVYGLLASGVGMWGGSLVFRQRGKVTDSVG
- a CDS encoding ArsR/SmtB family transcription factor encodes the protein MTITEKNQSKEKLEKAAFILKTVAHPTRLAIIDLLGTQERMSVNELARVLECEQSLLSHHLINMKLKGILRAEQEGQNRYYSLKERDVLKLIACIENCECRM